In Oncorhynchus tshawytscha isolate Ot180627B linkage group LG28, Otsh_v2.0, whole genome shotgun sequence, a genomic segment contains:
- the LOC112237435 gene encoding ankyrin repeat domain-containing protein 12-like isoform X2 codes for MASAPPAQCTMAKPGTDRDGAMVGKKNKDKISPFTKTLKLDRSKLLGVKEGKPPKSSMKRKLSFTMSPPRNEERHSDTDESVPDQSTESWGESEGRLVTPCRMYSADKDGPDKKKVKKESGGSKKAPVNLLFGYPLSERKQMALLMQMTARDNSPDSTPSHLSQAPPVQKKLPSSTASRARDKVNKRNERGETPLHMAAIRGDAKQVKELISLGADVNIKDFAGWTPLHEACNLGFFDVAKVLIAAGAEVNTQGLDDDTPLHDASSSGHTDIVKLLLTHGGNAFQANKRGERPVDVADSQALELLLKGEVPLSDPEDSPSESEGPPSVNPSSVDVDDDHLDDSDVGKDSDGKQSTVKASSSMSGLDEYEFKDEEDLSKALNDRHILRRELREKERNHLVKQSNKGGGSGSVQSSKSKKTKTSSRVRYCSSDSSSDEMEMPTERRSSPTCSNGSEGHKASDASRTKKENLCSLTTSEQKDKSSKVKKKNKNQSKNKENQEDEKENSKALVFSVATVSVSETHMDKNSRGLCGDEDSFKISFSPKDDSSVHLFHLSATVKSPKLNYGLADKQPSSNPLKQENAKMTCVSIAEGPSPPDGVKYNHYNPESEFCTESSSSKGCKHKEKSKHHQKDVAVDCSVGGGGSSPHNKERSVVHSSDGGALRKTDKDGKVVKKHKLKHKEKNNHCREYEADRERNRHRQKEGGRKEGQKNQEFDREFWKENFFNDDEPPPPGKTETEREDGSPVKEERGTKEIYPSSIGMETRLREVQEKDRDKVVKKEGKETSHCKEKGGKDGKPIEREERTECLSSTSGRTTSLPEETQHNTTSVKDEPEDKPVTETTSTADLARLDASEKDQRDKSDRRPSVKERETEKTDKKNPEKEKKVKMEHLAKSENWQNSMDRWREKERMASGSSHLSPGDKNHKESEKLRALSTTKKHEESKDKKSKEKPDKKSERERQEREYRDKDRIGWDNKGKPPSEKCTDQSKLDRAKEKDKDCDKKKREKSKDGSSSSSSSNLKLPLEEKKGYVSESGKTTPAKLLKEEVLKTPEKDRDRRDRESRDFDRHRDRDKDRHKSDKDRSKEGSKACKTKSNETETDRDNRSKAKALAATREEKRPKEKRLVNEDLRQTSFERMLSLKDQEIEQWHRKHLEKIKQKERERMKQRPSTTTDPGKLKSKAKTMSLSSGEQCSSKELLRSKSSEGSGDAHGRDRDKPIKESTSSRTMSLDGKTLSSLSGKLMAGIENSLSRSPRPESERSGLMSVSMFSMASSEDSCQATMLTPRPVEYDSDMTLDASQDSQPLFLLSSLLSQSRSSAVHDKDHNGLPDSAQGNRTPLQSRHTSPYLIAILDEEANSATAGKHFETLSKASVVPAAQPNEEPSGFQLPSETCADLEESQSQRGPTQMLPNLPNARTYADLNTESEGNTAPRTYADLNTESEGNTASGVHLPPQASNTRDPLVKDSATLQQASVQQLATPEERGFSSTSDPLLIRDVQCIPVETFTAAPECSTKYLPSEDMTPLVTLSSLSCQLPFSSNETTSSLSASQSRETLPNTSTVTSQQTKTEIGGDLALDSKDTTPVENAASSSENRAAVESLDSVLGASRPGAMDNPVASTSSVSTEESMQSRTNESQEDMDTDASFQDCKQSRFSSDVVDSSDPQRGKNDHASQHTLSTVSRWPCLEHKSEETSDTPDNTLEKSRGPEVMSTGRTSCRSSSEGSNMVTVPEVKLEPCPEPMEMASTSEERSEGQTLCGASGQFSNFQQGSQTDQSGSSGSYSCSGFSASSSPQSGDRDSDSSGAKAKVRSVTMEEDQDRQQTHPRKRKMPRMSTSNQAGGSTQQGMEKPQPSLAAIVDSLKLEEIQPYQTERANPYYEFLHIRKKIEENRKVLLSVIPQPPQYYDEYVTFTGSYLLDGNPFGKLCVPTITPPPSLPDQLKEMFKQQEVVRMKLRLQHSIEREKLIVSNEQEVLRVHYRAARTLANQTLPFSACTVLLDAEVYNMPQDAQASGMMSRTVESGDQDGKTSVRDRFNARQFMSWLQDVDDKFDKLKTCLLMRQQHEAAALNAVQRLHWQLKLQELDPVVYKSTSIFEIPEFYIPLVEVNDDFDLTPI; via the exons ATGAGTCAGTCCCAGACCAGTCCACTGAGTCCTGGGGAGAGTCTGAGGGGAGGTTAGTGACTCCCTGCAGGATGTACTCAGCAG ATAAAGATGGCCCGGATAAGAAGAAAGTCAAGAAGGAGTCTGGGGGGAGTAAGAAGGCCCCGGTTAATCTCCTGTTTGGCTACCCGCTGTCGGAACGAAAGCAGATGGCCCTCCTGATGCAGATGACCGCCAGGGACAACAGCCCAG aCTCGACCCCTAGCCACCTGTCCCAGGCCCCCCCGGTGCAGAAGAAGCTCCCCAGCAGCACGGCCTCCAGAGCGAGGGACAAGGTGAACAAGAGGAACGAGCGTGGCGAGACGCCGCTACACATGGCCGCCATACGAGGGGATGCCAAACAGGTCAAGGAGCTTATCAGCCTCGGAGCTGACGTCAACATTAAAGACTTCGCGG GCTGGACGCCCCTTCACGAGGCGTGTAACCTTGGTTTCTTCGACGTGGCCAAGGTTCTGATTGCAGCCGGAGCAGAAGTCAACACTCAGGGTCTGGATGACGACACTCCGCTCCACGATGCCTCCAGCAGTGGACACACAGAC ATTGTCAAGCTGCTGCTGACACACGGAGGAAATGCGTTCCAGGCCAACAAGCGAGGGGAGCGGCCTGTAGACGTAGCTGATTCTCAGGCGCTGGAGCTCCTCCTAAAGGGAGAGGTGCCCCTCTCAGACCCAGAGGATAGCCCCTCAG AGTCAGAAGGCCCTCCGTCGGTGAATCCCTCCAGCGTGGACGTTGATGACGACCACCTGGATGACTCGGACGTGGGAAAGGACTCTGACGGAAAGCAGAGCACAGTGAAGGCCTCATCCTCCATGTCCGGCCTGGATGAGTATGAGTTCAAAGACGAAGAGGACTTGAGTAAAGCCCTGAACGATCGACACATCCTCCGGAGAGAgctgagggagaaggaaaggaatCATTTGGTGAAGCAGAGCAATAAAGGGGGCGGGAGCGGCTCAGTCCAGTCCTCGAAGTCTAAGAAGACGAAGACGTCGTCCCGTGTTCGCTACTGCAGCTCGGATAGTTCCAGTGATGAGATGGAGATGCCAACAGAGAGAAGAAGCTCTCCGACCTGCTCCAACGGCTCTGAGGGACACAAGGCGTCAGACGCCAGCAGGACTAAGAAAGAGAACCTCTGCAGCCTCACGACTTCCGAACAGAAAGACAAAAGCAGCAAAGTCAAGAAAAAGAACAAGAACCAGAGCAAGAACAAGGagaaccaggaggacgagaaggaGAACAGCAAGGCTCTGGTGTTTTCCGTAGCCACCGTGTCTGTGTCGGAGACACACATGGACAAGAACAGCCGAGGACTCTGTGGGGACGAGGACTCGTTCAAAATCTCCTTCAGTCCCAAGGACGACTCGTCCGTCCACCTTTTCCACCTGTCTGCCACCGTCAAGTCTCCTAAGCTCAACTACGGTCTGGCCGACAAGCAGCCGTCCTCCAACCCGCTCAAACAGGAGAACGCCAAGATGACATGCGTTTCGATTGCCGAAGGCCCCTCTCCGCCAGATGGTGTCAAGTACAACCACTACAACCCAGAGTCTGAGTTCTGCACGGAGAGCTCCAGTAGTAAAGGCTGCAAGCACAAGGAGAAGAGCAAGCACCACCAGAAGGACGTCGCCGTGGACTGTAGCGTCGGGGGCGGCGGATCCAGTCCGCATAATAAAGAACGCAGCGTGGTCCACAGCTCTGACGGTGGTGCCTTACGGAAGACGGACAAAGATGGCAAAGTGGTCAAAAAACATAAACTAAAACACAAGGAGAAGAACAACCACTGCAGGGAGTATGAGGCGGACAGGGAGAGGAACCGCCACCGGCAGAAGGAGGGCGGCAGGAAGGAAGGCCAAAAGAACCAGGAGTTCGACAGGGAGTTCTGGAAAGAGAACTTCTTCAATGACGATGAACCTCCGCCTCCAGGGAAAActgagaccgagagggaggacggctctcctgtgaaggaagagagggggacgAAAGAAATATACCCCTCTAGCATCGGCATGGAGACTAGGCTGAGAGAGGTGCAAGAGAAGGATAGAGACAAGGTGGTgaagaaggaagggaaggaaacctctcactgtaaagagaaaggaggaaaagATGGGAAGCCCATTGAGcgtgaggagaggacagagtgCCTCAGCTCCACCTCTGGACGGACTACCTCACTTCCTGAGGAGACGCAGCATAACACTACAAGCGTGAAAGATGAACCGGAGGATAAACCGGTAACTGAGACCACGTCTACGGCTGATTTAGCCCGACTGGATGCCTCTGAGAAAGACCAGCGGGACAAATCTGACAGGAGGCCTTCTGTAAAGGaacgggagactgaaaagactgaTAAAAAGAATCCCGAGAAGGAGAAGAAGGTTAAGATGGAGCACCTGGCGAAATCAGAGAATTGGCAAAATTCCATGGAtcgctggagggagaaggagaggatggcGTCTGGCTCATCTCATTTGTCCCCTGGTGACAAGAACCACAAAGAGAGCGAAAAGCTCAGAGCCTTGTCCACGACAAAAAAACACGAAGAAAGCAAGGACAAGAAGAGCAAAGAGAAGCCCGATaagaagagcgagagggagaggcaggagagggagtACAGAGACAAAGATAGGATAGGCTGGGATAACAAAGGAAAACCACCTTCAGAGAAATGCACTGATCAAAGTAAATTGGATCGTGCTAAGGAGAAAGACAAAGACTGCGATAAGAAGAAAAGGGAAAAATCTAAAGACGGCTCTTCATCTTCCTCCAGCTCTAACCTGAAGCTCCCCTTGGAGGAGAAGAAAGGCTATGTGTCTGAAAGTGGCAAGACCACACCAGCAAAACTCCTAAAGGAGGAGGTCCTGAAAACGCCAGAGAAAGACCGAGACCGAAGAGACAGAGAATCCAGAGACTTTGACCGGCACAGAGATCGAGACAAAGATCGTCACAAGAGCGACAAGGACCGTTCCAAGGAGGGTAGCAAGGCCTGTAAGACCAAATCCAACGAGACTGAGACTGACCGAGACAACAGGTCCAAAGCTAAAGCCTTGGCTGCCACCCGGGAAGAGAAGCGACCCAAAGAGAAACGTCTGGTCAACGAGGACCTGAGGCAGACCAGCTTCGAACGAATGCTGAGTCTGAAGGACCAGGAGATTGAACAGTGGCACCGGAAGCATCTAGAAAAGAtcaaacagaaggagagagagaggatgaaacaaCGACCCTCTACGACAACAGACCCAGGGAAGCTCAAAAGCAAAGCCAAGACTATGTCCTTGTCATCTGGAGAACAGTGTTCGAGCAAAGAACTGCTTCGCTCCAAGAGCTCCGAAGGCTCTGGCGACGCTCATGGCCGGGACCGAGACAAACCTATAAAGGAGAGCACCAGCTCCAGGACCATGTCCCTAGACGGGAAAACACTCTCCTCCCTCAGTGGGAAGTTGATGGCTGGTATTGAGAACAGCTTGAGCAGGTCCCCCAGGCCGGAGAGCGAGCGGTCGGGTCTCATGTCCGTGTCGATGTTCTCCATGGCCAGTTCTGAGGACTCCTGTCAGGCAACCATGTTGACGCCGAGACCCGTAGAGTATGACTCGGATATGACCCTGGATGCCTCCCAGGACTCTCAGCCGCTTTTCCTACTGTCTTCCCTCCTCTCACAGTCTAGATCATCTGCCGTTCATGACAAAGACCACAACGGTCTTCCAGACTCAGCTCAAGGTAACAGGACTCCGCTGCAGAGCCGACACACTTCCCCTTACCTTATAGCTATTCTGGACGAGGAAGCAAACTCTGCGACGGCAGGTAAACATTTTGAAACGCTGTCAAAGGCCAGCGTGGTGCCTGCTGCTCAACCAAATGAAGAGCCTTCAGGTTTTCAGCTTCCTTCAGAAACCTGTGCAGATCTGGAGGAGAGCCAGAGTCAAAGGGGTCCTACTCAGATGCTTCCAAATCTCCCTAATGCAAGAACATATGCAGATCTCAACACTGAGAGTGAAGGTAACACCGCTCCAAGAACATATGCAGATCTCAACACTGAGAGTGAAGGGAACACCGCTTCAGGTGTCCATCTTCCACCTCAAGCGTCCAACACCAGAGATCCTCTTGTAAAGGACTCCGCAACACTTCAACAGGCTAGTGTCCAACAGCTAGCTACGCCAGAAGAGAGAGGGTTTTCTTCCACCTCTGATCCTCTCCTAATACGGGACGTCCAATGTATCCCCGTTGAGACCTTCACTGCGGCGCCCGAATGTAGCACAAAGTACTTGCCCTCTGAGGACATGACGCCACTGGTAACATTATCTTCTCTATCCTGTCAACTGCCTTTCTCCAGCAACGAaaccacctcatctctctctgctaGCCAGTCACGGGAAACCCTTCCAAACACCAGTACGGTGACCTCACAGCAGACGAAGACAGAGATTGGTGGAGATTTGGCTCTTGATTCTAAAGACACAACTCCAGTTGAGAATGCAGCCAGCAGCTCTGAAAACAGAGCAGCTGTAGAGAGCCTTGACAGTGTGTTAGGAGCGTCTCGACCAGGAGCGATGGACAACCCAGTAGCCTCCACCAGCAGTGTTAGTACAGAGGAATCTATGCAGAGTAGAACCAATGAATCTCAAGAGGACATGGACACTGACGCAAGCTTTCAGGATTGTAAGCAATCCAGATTCTCCAGTGACGTTGTCGACTCCAGCGATCCTCAACGGGGGAAAAACGATCATGCTAGCCAGCATACACTATCTACTGTGTCGCGATGGCCGTGCCTTGAACACAAATCGGAAGAAACTTCTGATACACCTGACAACACATTGGAGAAGAGCCGAGGTCCTGAGGTCATGTCAACAGGAAGGACTAGTTGTCGGTCTTCGTCAGAAGGCAGTAATATGGTCACCGTCCCTGAGGTGAAATTAGAGCCATGCCCAGAGCCAATGGAAATGGCTTCTACCTCTGAGGAGAGATCAGAAGGACAGACACTGTGCGGTGCTTCTGGACAGTTTAGTAACTTCCAGCAAGGCTCGCAGACAGACcagagtggtagtagtggtagttacagCTGCAGTGGGTTTTCTGCTAGCTCTTCCCCCCAGTCTGGGGACAGAGACTCTGACTCCTCCGGGGCTAAGGCCAAGGTCCGCTCCGTAACCATGGAAGAGGACCAGGACCGCCAGCAGACCCACCCCAGGAAGAGGAAAATGCCAAGGATGTCTACCTCAAACCAGGCCGGAGGCAGCACACAACAG GGGATGGAGAAGCCTCAGCCGTCTCTGGCGGCCATCGTTGACTCTTTGAAGCTGGAGGAGATTCAGCCGTACCAGACGGAGAGGGCCAACCCTTACTACGAGTTCCTGCACATCCGCAAGAAGATCGAGGAGAACCGCAAAGTGCTGCTGAGCGTCATCCCCCAGCCGCCGCAGTATTACGACGAATACGTGACGTTTACAGGATCGTACCTGCTAGACGGGAACCCCTTCGGCAAACTCTGTGTTCCGACT ATAActccccctccgtctctaccGGACCAACTGAAGGAGATGTTTAAACAACAGGAAGTTGTTCGTATGAAGCTACGCTTGCAACACAGCATTGAACGG gAAAAGTTAATTGTTTCCAACGAACAGGAAGTGTTACGAGTTCACTACCGGGCTGCCAGAACACTAGCCAATCAGACGCTCCCGTTTAGTGCGTGCACCGTGCTATTGGACGCCGAGGTGTACAACATGCCGCAGGATGCCCAGGCAAGTGGCATGATGTCACGTACTGTAGAATCA GGAGACCAAGATGGCAAGACGTCTGTGAGGGATCGTTTCAACGCCCGCCAGTTTATGTCCTGGTTGCAAGACGTGGACGACAAGTTTGATAAACTCAAG ACGTGTCTTCTGATGAGGCAGCAGCACGAGGCAGCAGCTCTTAATGCTGTCCAGCGTCTCCATTGGCAGCTGAAACTCCAGGAGCTGGATCCAGTCGTGTACAAGTCCACCTCCATCTTCGAGATACCCGAGTTCTACATCCCCCTGGTAGAGGTCAACGACGACTTTGACCTCACGCCCATATGA